Genomic window (Longimicrobiales bacterium):
CTCGGGATCGCCCGCCGCGGCGCGGGGTCGCCGGCGCGGCATGAAGAACGGGCCCGAAGGTAGGAGGAAGGTGCGGGCGGGGAAAGTCGGACGGCTCACTCGCGGCTGCTGCCCGTCCCATCGTCTCGTGTGCCCTGCCGGGCTGGTGCTTCGCGAGTTGGCTCGACGACTCCGCCATTTCCGAGAGGCCGCGGCGCGGGTCGTGCTTCACGTGCGGGGATTCGGCGCCAGATGGCACGTGGAAGGTGCGGCGGTCCAGCTGGACATGTTAATCCGTGGGGCATGGCTGAGTGCCCGTGGACGGCGAAACCTGAATGACCGCAGCACTCTTGTACGTCGTCGTGGGGCTGCTCCTGGTGGCCATGGCGATTTCGGACTCCATGCTCCGACGGGTTCCTCTCACCACGCCCATGCTCTACCTGGGGGGCGGGGTCCTCCTCGGCCCCGTGGGACTCGGGCTCCTGGTGCTGGACCCGGTCGAGAGTGCGGAGCTGCTCGAGCGAGTGGCGGAGATCGTCGTCATAATCTCCCTCTTCGCGGCGGGGCTCAAGCTGCGAGCTCCCCTCTCGGAACGGCGCTGGGTCGTCCCGGTGGCGCTGGCGTTCGCCTCCATGACCCTCACGGTCGGGCTCATCACGCTGGTGGGCTCGATGCTGCTGGGACTTCCCCTGGGTGCGGCCGTGCTCCTGGGCGCTGTCCTCGCCCCCACCGACCCCGTGCTGGCGTCCGACGTCCAGGTGGGAGAGCCGACGGACCGGGACCGGCTGCGCTTCAGCCTGACGGCGGAGGCCGGGCTCAACGACGGCACCGCGTTTCCCTTCGTCATGCTGGGCCTGGGTCTCCTGGGGCTCCACGAGATCGGGGCGTGGGGCTGGCGCTGGTGGGCCGTCGATGTCGTCTGGGCCATCGGCGCCGGCCTCGCGGTAGGCGCGTTGCTCGGTACGCTGGTGGGCCGAGGGGTCATCTACCTGAGGCAGGAGCACCAGGAAGCCCTCGGCCTCGACGACTTTCTGGCCCTCGGGCTCATCACCCTCTCCTACGGCATCGCTCTCGGCATCCACTCGT
Coding sequences:
- a CDS encoding cation:proton antiporter yields the protein MTAALLYVVVGLLLVAMAISDSMLRRVPLTTPMLYLGGGVLLGPVGLGLLVLDPVESAELLERVAEIVVIISLFAAGLKLRAPLSERRWVVPVALAFASMTLTVGLITLVGSMLLGLPLGAAVLLGAVLAPTDPVLASDVQVGEPTDRDRLRFSLTAEAGLNDGTAFPFVMLGLGLLGLHEIGAWGWRWWAVDVVWAIGAGLAVGALLGTLVGRGVIYLRQEHQEALGLDDFLALGLITLSYGIALGIHSYGFLAVFAAGLAVRRIERRHTGEAAPPPAVEAAAESEEAEEEATDPDTAPAYMAQAVLGFSEQLERIGTVGVVLLVGAMLAVERIPLDVLWFAPLLFLVIRPLAVSPVLLRSGLTGLQRRLVSWFGIRGIGSIYYLSFAVARGVPDSTARLLMGVVLGVVAASIIAHGLSVKPLIRRYAEPHRAVSE